A section of the Sceloporus undulatus isolate JIND9_A2432 ecotype Alabama chromosome 3, SceUnd_v1.1, whole genome shotgun sequence genome encodes:
- the PROCR gene encoding endothelial protein C receptor, producing MLLLFFLSWSFCHWAYGAESHTFTMVQHAYFSNDTSVKIVGHATLDGRRTHSLESHNDHVNVSQLLSLESSDCWELRRSRLREYLSQLKALVQVLTRERNVSYPLDVYCTAECQLSENGTNNFYEVLLNKAKFLRFHAAKNHWKPLQKTSAAIYASTNLNKYNETSTDLQFFLQETCINFIREHTDVKGALIGKHDGRSRSHTPLVLGISIGVLAVMGLAVCIFLCTGGRR from the exons ATGCTGCTCCTGTTCTTCCTGTCTTGGTCCTTCTGCCACTGGGCATATGGGGCAG AATCTCATACCTTCACCATGGTCCAGCATGCTTATTTTTCAAATGATACTTCAGTGAAAATTGTTGGTCACGCCACTCTGGATGGGAGACGGACCCACAGCCTGGAGAGCCATAATGACCATGTCAACGTAAGCCAACTCCTTTCACTGGAGTCTTCAGACTGCTGGGAGTTGAGGAGGAGCAGGCTCCGTGAATATCTAAGTCAATTGAAGGCTCTGGTCCAAGTACTTACTAGGGAAAGGAATGTATCAT ATCCCCTAGATGTATATTGCACTGCAGAATGCCAGCTGTCTGAGAATGGCACCAACAATTTCTATGAAGTTTTGCTCAATAAGGCTAAATTCCTGAGATTTCACGCAGCCAAGAATCACTGGAAACCGTTACAAAAAACATCTGCAGCCATCTATGCCAGTACAAACCTGAACAAATACAATGAGACCAGCACAGATCTACAGTTCTTCCTACAGGAAACTTGCATCAACTTCATCAGGGAACACACTGATGTGAAAGGAGCCTTGATTG GGAAACATGACGGACGCTCACGCTCACATACTCCACTGGTGTTAGGCATCAGCATTGGTGTCCTTGCTGTAATGGGTCTGGCTGTTTGTATCTTCCTATGCACAGGCGGGAGGAGATAG